The Halorientalis sp. IM1011 genome window below encodes:
- a CDS encoding nitric-oxide reductase large subunit, with amino-acid sequence MQVTRKHLAMALVVAFVFNLVVMGAGAWYSTTNAPPIPQEVVGPDGEQITTKDQVQTGKTVFQSDGLMNHGSILGNGAYYGPDYTADALDLKVRHMREYYAQERHNASYANLSAGDRASVNATVQSELEKSESGSDVVRYSAAELYAHEQVRGEYVQRYHEGEPHRGVPADMIDSEERARQFADFAMWTAWVAHTDRPNGENSFTNEWPYAPGAGNQPPASAMTWSVIAMVLLVAGAGGAIWLYRAVDLTEPETEGVTIPDPDDITILPSQIAATRFIAIGALLFLAQVLLGGLLAHFYIERDAFFGLGELFGFEILQWLPFALAKTWHIDLGILWIATLWLGAGIFLPALLTGYEPDNQARYVNGLLVALVVVAVGGLAGIWLGAQGYIDGALWWIVGNEGLEYLEVGRLWQVGLLAGFGIWAALVWRGFRPLLRREQPFGLAHMILYAGGSIALLFTAGMFYTPQTNIVVTEFWRWWVVHMWVEGAFEFFIVAIVGLVLVSMNLLEKKSAEKAVMFQALFVMGTGVIGVSHHYWWVGQPDIWVPVGSAFSTLELIPLVFILYEALGQYRVMVTSGEGFPYTLPFMFIVASGVWNFVGAGVLGFFINLPLINYYEHGTYLTVGHAHAAMFGAFGFLAIGMAVYMLRLTTRSSAWSGRRLRWSFWLWNIGLALMVFVSVLPVGFLQLEAIFTASYDAGRSLAFYNSELIQTLFWARLPGDTLIILGTAIFASDVVAKLRNQSAAEAPTDDTGQPVADSVLSDD; translated from the coding sequence ATGCAAGTCACGCGAAAGCACCTCGCGATGGCACTGGTCGTCGCCTTCGTGTTCAACCTCGTCGTCATGGGCGCGGGTGCGTGGTACTCCACCACCAACGCGCCGCCGATCCCGCAGGAAGTCGTCGGTCCCGACGGCGAGCAGATCACGACCAAAGACCAGGTCCAGACGGGCAAGACCGTCTTCCAGTCGGACGGACTGATGAATCACGGGTCGATCCTCGGGAACGGCGCGTACTACGGCCCCGACTACACCGCCGACGCGCTGGACCTGAAGGTCCGGCACATGCGTGAGTACTACGCACAGGAGAGACACAACGCGTCCTACGCGAACCTCTCCGCCGGCGACCGGGCGTCGGTCAACGCCACGGTGCAGTCGGAACTCGAAAAGAGTGAGTCCGGCAGCGACGTCGTCCGGTACTCCGCGGCCGAACTGTACGCCCACGAGCAGGTCCGCGGGGAGTACGTCCAGCGCTACCACGAGGGCGAGCCCCACCGCGGCGTCCCCGCGGACATGATCGACTCCGAGGAGCGCGCCCGGCAGTTCGCCGACTTCGCCATGTGGACCGCCTGGGTCGCCCACACCGACCGCCCGAACGGTGAGAACTCCTTCACCAACGAGTGGCCCTACGCCCCCGGTGCGGGCAACCAGCCGCCCGCCAGCGCGATGACCTGGAGCGTCATCGCCATGGTGTTGCTCGTCGCCGGTGCCGGCGGGGCCATCTGGCTCTACCGGGCGGTCGACCTCACCGAACCCGAAACTGAAGGGGTCACCATCCCCGATCCGGACGACATCACGATCCTCCCCAGCCAGATCGCCGCGACCCGGTTTATCGCCATCGGGGCCCTGCTGTTCCTGGCCCAGGTGTTACTGGGCGGGTTACTGGCGCACTTCTACATCGAGCGCGACGCCTTCTTCGGTCTCGGTGAGCTCTTCGGCTTCGAGATCCTCCAGTGGCTCCCCTTCGCGCTGGCCAAGACCTGGCACATCGACCTGGGGATCCTCTGGATCGCGACGCTGTGGCTCGGGGCCGGCATCTTCCTGCCGGCCCTGCTGACCGGCTACGAGCCGGACAACCAGGCCCGCTACGTCAACGGCCTGCTCGTGGCGCTCGTCGTGGTCGCCGTCGGCGGCCTCGCGGGCATCTGGCTCGGCGCACAGGGATACATCGACGGCGCACTCTGGTGGATCGTCGGCAACGAGGGGCTCGAATACCTCGAGGTCGGCCGGCTCTGGCAGGTCGGTCTGCTCGCCGGCTTCGGCATCTGGGCGGCGCTGGTCTGGCGCGGGTTCCGCCCGCTCCTGCGCCGCGAACAGCCCTTCGGACTGGCTCACATGATCCTCTACGCCGGCGGCTCGATCGCCCTGCTCTTCACCGCCGGGATGTTCTACACCCCCCAGACCAACATCGTCGTCACGGAGTTCTGGCGCTGGTGGGTCGTCCACATGTGGGTCGAGGGGGCCTTCGAGTTCTTCATCGTCGCCATCGTCGGCCTCGTGCTGGTGAGCATGAACCTGCTGGAGAAAAAGAGCGCCGAGAAGGCGGTCATGTTCCAGGCCCTGTTCGTGATGGGGACGGGCGTCATCGGCGTCTCCCACCATTACTGGTGGGTCGGCCAGCCCGACATCTGGGTCCCGGTCGGCAGCGCCTTCTCGACGCTCGAACTCATCCCGCTCGTGTTCATCCTCTACGAGGCGCTGGGCCAGTACCGCGTCATGGTCACCTCCGGCGAGGGGTTCCCCTACACGCTCCCGTTCATGTTCATCGTCGCGAGCGGGGTGTGGAACTTCGTCGGGGCCGGGGTGCTGGGCTTCTTCATCAACCTCCCGCTGATCAACTACTACGAACACGGCACCTACCTCACCGTCGGCCACGCCCACGCGGCGATGTTCGGCGCGTTCGGTTTCCTCGCCATCGGCATGGCCGTCTACATGCTCCGGCTCACCACCCGGAGTTCGGCCTGGTCCGGCCGCCGACTGCGCTGGTCGTTCTGGCTGTGGAACATCGGCCTGGCGCTGATGGTGTTCGTCTCCGTCCTCCCCGTGGGCTTCCTCCAGCTGGAAGCGATCTTCACGGCGAGCTACGACGCCGGCCGGAGTCTGGCCTTCTACAACAGCGAACTGATCCAGACGCTGTTCTGGGCACGCCTCCCGGGTGACACGCTGATCATCCTCGGGACGGCCATCTTCGCCTCCGACGTGGTGGCGAAACTCCGCAACCAGTCGGCCGCCGAGGCCCCGACCGACGACACCGGCCAGCCCGTCGCCGACAGCGTGCTGAGCGACGACTGA
- the mptA gene encoding GTP cyclohydrolase MptA, whose amino-acid sequence MSQQLPDVQATSPDVSVGLNRVGVTGVEKLVKLGRADDRPIVLMAEFDVFVDLPSWRKGADMSRNMEVIDETLEAAVAEEVHRVEDVCGDAAERLIDKHEYTTKAEVTMEAEYVTRERTPESDRPTQSTADIIASATATDEGTHEEIGARVTGMTVCPCSQGMSTSRARETLRGLDVEDEVIDEFLEEVPQPGHSQRGHATLTVESEGAPEADLNDIIRIARDSMSARIYNLAKRPDEDHMTYESHKDAKFVEDCVRAMAEGVVEEFPDLPDDAIVTMKQSNDESIHQHNAHAERVAELADLRTEVNGN is encoded by the coding sequence ATGAGTCAGCAACTGCCGGACGTCCAGGCGACCAGTCCGGACGTGTCCGTCGGACTGAATCGCGTCGGGGTCACCGGCGTCGAGAAGCTCGTGAAGCTCGGCCGGGCCGACGACCGACCGATCGTCCTCATGGCCGAGTTCGACGTGTTCGTCGACCTGCCGTCCTGGCGGAAGGGTGCTGACATGTCCCGGAACATGGAGGTCATCGACGAGACCCTCGAGGCGGCGGTCGCCGAGGAGGTTCACCGCGTCGAGGACGTCTGCGGCGACGCCGCAGAGCGGCTGATCGACAAACACGAGTACACCACCAAGGCCGAAGTCACGATGGAGGCCGAGTACGTCACCCGCGAGCGGACGCCCGAGTCCGACCGGCCCACCCAGTCGACGGCCGACATCATCGCCTCCGCGACGGCCACCGACGAGGGAACCCACGAGGAGATCGGCGCTCGCGTCACCGGCATGACCGTCTGTCCCTGCTCGCAGGGCATGAGCACGTCCCGCGCCCGCGAGACCCTGCGCGGACTGGACGTTGAAGACGAGGTCATCGACGAGTTCCTCGAAGAAGTCCCCCAGCCGGGCCACTCACAGCGGGGTCACGCCACGCTGACCGTCGAGAGCGAGGGCGCGCCCGAGGCCGATCTCAACGACATCATCCGGATCGCCCGCGACTCGATGAGCGCCCGCATCTACAACCTCGCGAAGCGTCCCGACGAGGACCACATGACCTACGAGTCCCACAAGGACGCCAAGTTCGTCGAGGACTGCGTGCGCGCGATGGCCGAAGGGGTCGTCGAGGAGTTCCCGGATCTCCCCGACGACGCCATCGTGACGATGAAACAGTCCAACGACGAGTCGATCCACCAGCATAACGCCCACGCCGAGCGGGTGGCGGAACTCGCGGATCTGCGGACGGAAGTGAACGGAAACTAG
- a CDS encoding TrmB family transcriptional regulator: protein MASLRDLGLSEYEARAYRALLKTGPTTAKELSRVSDVPMGRIYDVLNSIETYNLVRSQSASRPKKYVAVEPQTALDRLLEDKKRELEEKAQQYEGIVDELVGELESAEPVEETFWTAAVGPDETVDLLVERLAAADERIIMVASSSSQQFDMDTVGDLIVEELGNALDRGVDVSLLMRPELVNELPESVGERYRSHLARHERFSVRTSPNVSGTFELIDNAEVCIEVPHPLNADETFAVIDLKDREFAANVRSEFDPRWEDAEPLTL, encoded by the coding sequence ATGGCAAGTCTGAGAGACCTCGGGTTGTCGGAGTACGAGGCCCGAGCCTACCGTGCGTTGCTGAAGACGGGGCCCACAACGGCCAAAGAGTTGTCCCGGGTAAGCGACGTGCCGATGGGCCGCATCTACGACGTTCTCAACAGCATCGAGACCTACAACCTCGTCCGGAGTCAGAGCGCGAGCCGGCCGAAAAAGTACGTCGCCGTCGAACCCCAGACCGCACTGGACAGGCTGCTGGAGGACAAAAAGCGGGAACTCGAGGAGAAGGCCCAGCAGTACGAGGGGATCGTCGACGAACTCGTCGGCGAACTCGAGAGCGCCGAACCCGTCGAGGAGACGTTCTGGACGGCCGCCGTCGGCCCCGACGAGACCGTCGACCTCCTCGTGGAGCGCCTGGCGGCCGCCGACGAGCGGATCATCATGGTCGCCTCCTCGTCGTCCCAGCAGTTCGACATGGACACCGTCGGCGACCTGATCGTCGAGGAACTCGGGAACGCGCTCGATCGAGGCGTCGACGTCTCTCTGTTGATGCGCCCCGAACTGGTCAACGAACTGCCCGAGAGCGTCGGCGAACGCTACCGCTCCCATCTGGCCCGTCACGAGCGGTTCTCCGTGCGCACCTCGCCCAACGTCTCGGGCACCTTCGAGCTCATCGACAACGCAGAGGTGTGTATCGAGGTCCCGCACCCGCTCAACGCCGACGAGACCTTCGCCGTGATCGACCTCAAGGATCGTGAGTTCGCCGCCAACGTCCGCTCGGAGTTCGATCCCCGGTGGGAGGACGCGGAGCCGCTCACCCTTTAG